The window TCGAATCTCATCTAATTTTCCAGCTTGTTTTTTAGGGAAAGTCAATTCTATTTCTGTAACCTTACTACCTAAATTGAATATATTTATTCCACCAAGCCCTTCAAACTTAACAACGTAATCACCCCAAAAATTTTTTTCGACGGAACGAACAGGACCTACTATAGACAACCTAGTTCCATCAAAAGTTTTATCGGCAACAGCCTCGTTTTGATTATATGTATCAACAATTTCTCGTGTACTAGCTAATTTTCCGGTATCCTTTTTACGTTCATCCCAAAAGTCAAATCCAACAGTAACAAGAAGTTTTATCGCAACAACAAAATATATAAGAGCAAAAAAATCATTCAATCCTTTCGCTACAGGAGTAGACACCTTATCCTTAAAAAAGCTTCCATCACAAATAGAAATTAAATCACTAAGTACCCAAAGACATAGCACAGCTAAAATCAATGAAGAAATAATATAATGATCATTTTTATTCAATAGAAATGAAAAAGCAAACAAACCCCATTTTACGTATCCATGTCCTTTTTCACCCCAATTTAAATCATGCAAACCCACTAATCCAAACAATCCAGCAACAAGCGTTGCTGAAGTTCTACTCATCTTGGATCTATCAGCAATTGGAGGATTGACTCGTTCATGCAAATCGGTTTTATTATCCTTCGATATAGAATTTTCAAGGGTTTCTTTAGGCGGAACAAAGCCATTTTCTAATTCCTTAATCCATCGATTTCCCAATTCAGCCATAACTTTAACAGATTCTTTAGTACAATTATCAACTACAACCAATCGACTTCCCAAGTCAATCATTATTTTTCCCAAAATAAATCCCTGGGATGCCGAAATCGCCTGAACATTCTTAAGTCTTATACTTTGAGTATCAACGGATGAAGTAAGCAATGCCGCATCAAGAAAAAGAAATCGCTCCGATGTCAGAACAACAAGCCAAGTATTGGTTCCAAAATCAAAAGCATTTGAAGTAACCGTCTGCTCCATCAAGCCACTCGCTAGAGCAAAAACAATTTCTCCAGGTTCTAGGTAATTAGGCAATACAGCAAGTTCTTTTTGCGTCCCTAAAGCATCAAAACTGACACCATTAATTTCACAAATGGCACGCCAATCAGCCTTTTCCGTTGCAATCTTATATCTGTTATAGTCTTCCATATTTACGTTTTTCCATGCTAGGGCATATCTAAAATTTCACATTCGTTTTCTAATATACATTGAATTTGTTAAAACAAATCAACAAAGCAAATAGAGTTTTATCCAAAATGGTATATGCTTTGCCTCATTCATTTTACAGGACTCAGCAACAAGCATTGCATTTTATGTGATTTTTACATATATTTATAGTGTAATTCATTTAAAAACCACAGGAAAAATATGGCAAACCTAACAATTACACTCGATGATGAAGACAAAAAAGGCATCGCTGATTTTTGCGAACAAGTTGGAATGACTATTTCAGGCCTTTATAACGTTTTTACAAAACAAGTTCTACGTGAAGGTAGAATTCCTTTTGAAATAGGCATAAACACTCCAAATCGCGAAACAATCAAAGCCATGAAAGAAGGCGACAAAATCTATGAGAAACTTTTGAAAAATCCCACAAAAGTTAAAACCTATACAGTCAACGAAGCTATTCGGGAGATGAAATCTTGGTAGAAAAAGTGCCGCTTTACAAAATCCAATGGACATCTCAATATAAAAAGGATATCAAGCGAGCCAAAAAAAGAAATTATGATATGAACGAGCTATATTCCGTCATATTAAAGCTCGCAAATGACGCGCCTTTAGAAGAACACTACCGAGATCACGCTCTTGACGGAAACTGGGCTGGACACAGAGAACTCCATATCCGTCCTGATTGGCTATTGATATATCAAAAAAGGGAAAAAATACTTATACTTGAATTAACGCGCACCGGCACTCATGCAGACTTATTCGACAAGTAAGACTACCGGCTTTCTTATATTACAATTTTTCCAGAGCCGCTTTCTTGGATTACAATACCAGATGCTTCGCCATTCTGAATTTTTCTAACACGATTCTGACTCCATAGCCACTAGAACCACGAATGCGCTTTACACCATTTGTTGGCTCAAATTCAACTGTAAATACAAGAAATAATTGATTTCCTCCCAAACGCAGATACGAGAAATAATGGTTCCCCTACGCTTCGCTCCGAGGATGACCGCCCCATAAAAAAGGGAAATCCCCCGCATCTGCGAGGGACTTCTTGTGTTTCAAATTTCTGTTGTACTTTGTCTTGTCGCGGGCAACTCTTGTCCGCAACGTGGCTCCGTTTTGGGAGCCGTCTATGCGTCGCATGCGCATCATATCGCTTTCTTTGGCAGTTTCAGCAACCTTGCTGAACGTTTTATCTTTATTTTTAGCCATGACAGCCTCCTTATCGCCTAAATTTAATATATTCGACTTGAACAAAAAAGGTATTTAATATGAAAAAGGCTTACACGTTCTTATTTGGCATGTTCATGTTCGCTGCTTGCAGCGACAACAATCCGACATCGGGTCTCGACAACACTCAAAGCACAAAAACATCGACAGCTGATTTCGGTGAAGGTTACACTTACGCCATCCCGATTAAATACGACGAAACTACAGGACGGATTTATCAGGGAACGTACGCATGCAATTACCACCCCGATACAAAAACATTCGCTTGGGAAAAATATCCAGAATCTTTGGATCCGGGCTCTTATAAGATTGTTGGCGATTCGCTTTGGATGGGGCCTGCCGAAAAACAAGTTTCTGAAGACCCTGATGAACAACAGTTCCTTGACGTATACCACAACTACGAAACCTTGTCGTTGAGCAATGACCACGATGGTATTTATGGAACATGGAAAGTCACCGGTTGCAAAAGGATTCTCGGCGAAACAGAAATCAAGTGTACTAAGTACATCGGTGGCATAAGCGGCATCGCAAGAACAATGAAAATTACTAATGATTCCATTTATATCGTTACGACCGTCGATACAGACAACTTAGAACAAAACGATATCAACATCGGAAAAATTATATATCGTAATTTTGGTTTTGATATTGGCGACGCCGTCATTAAGCAACTGCTTATTGAAAAAACAATACAGAAGGAGTCCAAAGAATTTTTAAAGCAAACGTTCTCTATTGGCAATCAAATTTTCGAAGTAGTTTCTACTCCTAAATTCGACGCAACAGGAATGAACAATATTTCAACGATATCCAGCAAAGGAAAGACATGCACTAACACGCAAAGATTTGGATTCATCAACGAGAAATTATGCAAAGAAGAAAGTGCAGAATTTTTATTGAGCGCTCGTGATAAAAGCGAAGACGAATTATACTATAAGAAAGGACCTGTAGAAGGATTCAGCATAGACAACAATGACGAATTCAACGAATGCACCAAAGGACTCCCGACCGAAGAAACAAAGCAATTGTTGAACCAGTACGCCAAGAATTAATTCTATCATAGAATTATTCCGTTATGACTAAAATATTCTTTATTATTGTTCTGTTGTTCTTTTCCTCATGCGGGATATGGTGGGGAACATTTCCAGGTATTGGATATATTCCCTTCTTTCAACATTCTTCGAAAAACATGAAAACAACAATATGTAATATAGAGGGAAAAAGAATTTTCTTATTTGGTGAAGACACGAACGTTCCTTATTTCAGTTTTAAGGATGAATATCGTGTTTATCATATTCTATCTGAAGACAGCTCTAATAAAGAATATATTGCAACATACAAATTTCCTATGACATATGGAGTTGGAGCTATAGCAGAAAATACAGATATAGCCATTGTTGAAACGCAAGAAAATATTACAATCTATTATAGTCGTGAGCCGGTAGGTGGATTTATTATTGAACAAAATCCTTTTTCAAAAAAATTAAGGACTGAATTTCGCGATCGATTATTTGACATAAAGAGTGTAGATGGGGCGTGCTATTATAAAAAATAATAGCTTCAGCAAAAATAAAGTATGTACGAGATTTTCAAATTAGTCATTTCAGATATAAACATTTATGGGCTCTGCATTTTTTTGCCGAGCCTTTTGGCATTATTTTTTACGGCAAAATTCAGAAATGACAAAAAGAAACTGAAAATCATTTTAACAGCAATTCCGTCAATCGTATTATGCTATTTGCTGATTTACTGTTCCTTTACATTTATATACATTTTCATAATCTGCAGCGCACTCGCAATTTTGTACGGAGCGTCAATTGCAGTCGGATTCTATTTTAGCAATAAGAAAGTTATCCTTTGTCTCGTTGCGATTCTACTCCTCCCCTGTTCCCTTTTATTACTCACTACTTTTGAGTATTACGAATTGAGGGAGCCTTTCGGCTATATCAAAGACAAAACCTTGCCAGACAGCCTCAGCAACAGAAACTTTGATTACGAGGTGAAGCTAAATCATGCCGATGCATGGGGCAATAACCATTACACCGTCTCTGTGCGTGGGAAGCACTTGACCGATTCCAGTGAAGATTCAATTATCTATTGCAAGCAATATAGAATGTGCACCGGTGTAACATTTGTTTTTGAAGATTCGGCAAGCAGCGACACTCAATCCGTACAATCTACGCCACGGAATATCTGCCAGTGGAAACCATTGCCACATGAGAAAAAAGCAACATTGCTTCAACTCAAAAAATTGGCAGAGAAATATAGCAGAGAATACACATTTAGCTTTGTATTGGATGGATATACATTCGGTATCGATATTTTCGACTTCAA is drawn from Fibrobacter succinogenes and contains these coding sequences:
- a CDS encoding type II toxin-antitoxin system YafQ family toxin is translated as MVEKVPLYKIQWTSQYKKDIKRAKKRNYDMNELYSVILKLANDAPLEEHYRDHALDGNWAGHRELHIRPDWLLIYQKREKILILELTRTGTHADLFDK
- a CDS encoding PH domain-containing protein; translated protein: MEDYNRYKIATEKADWRAICEINGVSFDALGTQKELAVLPNYLEPGEIVFALASGLMEQTVTSNAFDFGTNTWLVVLTSERFLFLDAALLTSSVDTQSIRLKNVQAISASQGFILGKIMIDLGSRLVVVDNCTKESVKVMAELGNRWIKELENGFVPPKETLENSISKDNKTDLHERVNPPIADRSKMSRTSATLVAGLFGLVGLHDLNWGEKGHGYVKWGLFAFSFLLNKNDHYIISSLILAVLCLWVLSDLISICDGSFFKDKVSTPVAKGLNDFFALIYFVVAIKLLVTVGFDFWDERKKDTGKLASTREIVDTYNQNEAVADKTFDGTRLSIVGPVRSVEKNFWGDYVVKFEGLGGINIFNLGSKVTEIELTFPKKQAGKLDEIRKGDGLIANCIGRGLSLSTYSADKCSVKSVYKKEQLRK
- a CDS encoding type II toxin-antitoxin system RelB/DinJ family antitoxin; this encodes MANLTITLDDEDKKGIADFCEQVGMTISGLYNVFTKQVLREGRIPFEIGINTPNRETIKAMKEGDKIYEKLLKNPTKVKTYTVNEAIREMKSW